The Caldisalinibacter kiritimatiensis genome includes a window with the following:
- the serS gene encoding serine--tRNA ligase: protein MLDIKRIRNNPEEVKEALKKRGAEQFIDKVLELDKKRRELLVEVEEMKAKQNSVSKEIPKLKKEGKDVSEVIKEMKELSNKIKSIDPQVKEIEKELNDILLRIPNIPNPEVSVGESDEDNVEIRKWGEPTKFDFESKAHWDIGTDLDILDFERASKIAGARFSMFKGLGATLERALINFMLNLHTNEHGYTEILPPFMVNRDSMTGTGQLPKFEEDAFNIPSKDFFLVPTAEVPVTNIHRDEVLEEENLPKYYTAYTPCFRQEAGSAGRDTRGLIRNHQFDKVELVKLVKPEDSYDELEKLTSNAEKVLQLLGLPYRVVELCTGDLGFSSAKTYDLEVWMPSYNRYVEISSCSNFEDFQARRANIRFRSNEKRKLEYVHTLNGSGLAVGRTTAAILENYQQEDGSIIIPEVLRPYMGGLEKIEG, encoded by the coding sequence ATGTTAGACATTAAGCGTATAAGAAACAATCCAGAAGAAGTAAAAGAGGCTCTTAAAAAACGTGGTGCAGAACAGTTTATCGACAAAGTATTAGAATTAGACAAAAAGAGAAGAGAGCTATTAGTAGAAGTTGAAGAAATGAAGGCTAAACAAAACTCAGTATCAAAGGAAATACCAAAGCTAAAAAAAGAAGGAAAAGATGTTTCTGAAGTTATTAAGGAAATGAAAGAATTATCAAATAAAATAAAAAGTATTGACCCACAAGTAAAGGAAATAGAAAAGGAACTAAACGATATTTTACTACGTATACCTAATATACCAAATCCAGAAGTGTCAGTAGGGGAAAGTGACGAAGATAATGTTGAAATAAGAAAATGGGGAGAACCTACAAAATTTGATTTTGAGTCTAAAGCACATTGGGATATAGGTACAGATTTAGACATACTAGATTTCGAGAGAGCTTCAAAAATAGCAGGTGCTAGATTTAGTATGTTTAAAGGTCTAGGAGCTACTTTAGAAAGAGCATTAATTAACTTTATGCTTAACTTACACACTAATGAACATGGATATACAGAAATACTACCACCTTTCATGGTTAATAGAGATAGTATGACAGGAACAGGACAGTTACCTAAATTTGAAGAGGATGCATTTAATATACCAAGCAAGGATTTCTTTTTAGTACCAACAGCAGAAGTGCCAGTAACAAATATACACAGAGATGAAGTATTAGAAGAAGAAAATTTACCTAAGTACTATACGGCATACACACCTTGCTTTAGACAAGAAGCAGGTTCAGCTGGAAGAGATACAAGGGGACTTATTAGAAATCACCAATTTGATAAAGTTGAATTAGTTAAGTTGGTTAAACCTGAAGATTCATATGATGAATTAGAAAAATTAACTAGCAACGCTGAAAAGGTACTACAACTATTAGGTTTACCTTATAGAGTAGTAGAATTATGTACTGGAGATTTAGGATTTTCTTCAGCTAAAACATATGATTTAGAAGTATGGATGCCAAGTTATAATAGATACGTGGAAATTTCATCTTGTAGCAACTTTGAAGATTTCCAAGCAAGAAGAGCAAATATTAGATTTAGATCTAATGAAAAACGTAAATTAGAGTACGTTCATACTTTAAATGGTTCAGGATTAGCAGTAGGAAGAACTACAGCAGCTATATTAGAAAATTACCAACAGGAAGATGGTTCAATAATTATTCCTGAAGTTTTAAGACCATATATGGGTGGACTTGAAAAAATAGAGGGTTAA
- a CDS encoding M1 family metallopeptidase yields the protein MINIFKRKISLLLIIIISITLVIGCNTVENTKHPQQQENQINKANEVSDISTAKTDATLLVQDYNNLEFEKLNKYIIEVDFNPKDKSYAAKQKVIYVNNEDVKLGAVYFHLYPNAFKSKETAPFLFDDFSSAYPYGFKPGYIDIKSISLDGKDIDNYVIEGLGDTILKVPLKTSLQPGEKVEIDMEYTVVMPPAQDRFGYGDKTFNLGNWYPIAAVYDDEGWNLDPYYSVGDPFYSDISNYEVTIKAPKEIVVASSGKILSEDIKGNKKIWKIKADLMRDFAWVASKYFTMTSKDIDGTLVKVYFLEDNDKINEFAADVAYSSIEVFSDTFGKYPYTDYSVVATSFPSGMEYPGIVFIGEKYYNRFRKDYLEIVIAHETAHQWWYGVVGNDEVDEAWLDESITTYSEVVYADNKYGEDIGDNYYDNNIAAGYEYRKSMIQTNEVIVKSLSEFKNWTDYGALAYNKGAMFIHEIEKKYGEDTLYAILREYFDRYRFLNATTEDFISVCEEITGDEFDEMVDQWLYGR from the coding sequence ATGATTAATATATTTAAAAGAAAAATTTCTCTATTACTAATAATTATTATTTCTATAACTTTAGTTATAGGATGTAATACAGTAGAAAATACTAAACACCCTCAACAACAAGAAAATCAAATTAATAAAGCAAATGAAGTATCAGATATATCAACTGCTAAAACCGATGCAACTTTACTTGTACAAGATTATAATAATCTAGAATTTGAAAAATTAAATAAATATATTATAGAAGTAGACTTCAATCCTAAAGATAAGTCCTATGCTGCAAAACAAAAAGTAATATATGTTAACAACGAAGATGTTAAATTAGGTGCGGTATATTTTCACTTATACCCAAATGCCTTTAAATCAAAGGAAACAGCACCATTTTTATTTGATGATTTTAGTAGTGCTTATCCCTATGGTTTTAAACCGGGCTATATAGATATAAAGTCAATATCATTAGATGGTAAAGATATAGATAATTATGTTATTGAAGGCCTAGGAGATACTATACTAAAAGTTCCTTTAAAAACATCTTTACAACCAGGAGAAAAAGTAGAAATTGATATGGAATATACTGTAGTGATGCCACCAGCTCAAGATAGATTTGGATATGGTGATAAAACTTTTAATTTAGGTAATTGGTATCCAATAGCAGCAGTATATGATGATGAAGGTTGGAACTTAGACCCATATTATAGCGTAGGGGACCCTTTTTATAGTGATATTAGTAATTATGAAGTTACTATAAAGGCACCTAAGGAAATAGTTGTAGCTTCATCTGGAAAGATATTGTCTGAAGATATAAAAGGGAACAAAAAGATATGGAAGATAAAAGCTGATTTAATGAGAGATTTTGCTTGGGTTGCAAGTAAGTATTTTACAATGACATCAAAAGACATTGATGGAACTTTAGTTAAGGTGTATTTTCTAGAGGATAATGATAAGATAAATGAATTTGCTGCAGATGTAGCTTATAGCTCAATAGAAGTATTTAGTGATACATTTGGTAAGTATCCTTATACCGATTATTCAGTAGTGGCAACAAGTTTCCCAAGTGGAATGGAGTATCCAGGTATAGTTTTTATAGGAGAGAAATACTATAATAGATTTAGAAAGGATTATTTAGAAATAGTTATAGCTCATGAAACAGCTCATCAATGGTGGTATGGAGTAGTGGGAAATGATGAAGTAGATGAAGCTTGGCTTGATGAATCAATAACTACTTATTCGGAAGTAGTATATGCGGATAATAAATATGGTGAGGATATAGGAGATAATTATTATGATAATAATATAGCCGCTGGCTATGAATACAGAAAATCTATGATTCAAACTAATGAAGTCATAGTTAAATCCTTAAGTGAATTTAAAAATTGGACGGATTACGGTGCATTAGCCTATAATAAAGGTGCTATGTTTATTCATGAGATAGAGAAAAAATATGGTGAGGATACATTGTATGCTATTCTTAGAGAATATTTCGATAGATATAGGTTTTTAAATGCTACTACAGAGGATTTTATAAGCGTGTGTGAAGAAATTACAGGTGATGAGTTTGATGAAATGGTAGACCAGTGGTTATACGGAAGATAA
- a CDS encoding UPF0182 family protein — protein MRKGTKFTLGVIIFILIVLFSSFDKIIDFATDYMWFSELGYTQTFLTKLRTQLMIGIPTFLGLFILIMLYIIALKKKYYKQVHIIPDKSKEKRLNTILGLVSAVISLFISSVISGNLWFDILQFLNSINFNINDPIFGRDISFYVFKLPLIREILNILMLLAFILIILTFAFYLLMFTLRRPNTEGPIDLDLHNTINNGDIKGLFRNKILKGVLTQIGVIGFIIFLIIGINYYLKGFNLLYSTRGKVYGASYTDVHVSLWVFRIMAVAAIISAFSFFVGIVRKKIRLALIGPVALIIISIVGNIASGSVEKFVVEPDQISKELKYLEHNIEYTQKAYGLDNVIEKDFDIEYNLTKQDLLNNEETIKNIRINDYRPIKQVYFQLQGIRPYYKFNDIDIDRYNIDGEYTQVFLSARELDQQELNDQAKTWINQYLKYTHGYGFTLSPVNSVTPEGQPRLLVKNIPPTTNTDLKIERPEIYFGELTNNYIIVNTDEKEFDYPQGSDNKETIYQGTAGIELKGLNKLLFAIKQKSLKLLISGNINSDSRIVLNRNINERIKKIAPFISYDSDPYLVINQDDGKLYWIIEGYTMSTRYPYSQPYRDSNINYIRNSVKIVIDAYNGDTKYYIVEENDPIIMTYKKIFPDLFLSLDDMPEGIREHIRYPHLLFDIQSEIYRAYHMNNPRVFFASEDYWDIAKEKYMEQVQNVESNYVMFKLPEEEKAEFLLTIPYTPANKNNMTALFIARSDGENYGELTLYKLPKTENIPGPMMIESRIDQDSNISPQLTLWSQKGSNVLRGNLLVIPIENSLLYVEPIYLKADNENSLPEMKRVIVGYKDKIVMERTLDEALSKIFGNIEQEKDDNGVVDEIDTDYTDENTSDLIRRANEVFIRAKVASQNGDWAKYGQYIKELEEILNQLNTNYSIDNNEQ, from the coding sequence TTGAGGAAAGGGACAAAGTTTACTTTAGGGGTTATCATTTTTATACTGATAGTATTGTTTAGTTCCTTTGATAAAATAATAGATTTTGCCACAGATTATATGTGGTTTAGTGAACTAGGCTATACTCAAACATTTCTTACTAAACTAAGAACACAGTTAATGATAGGAATACCTACGTTTTTAGGATTATTTATTTTGATAATGCTATACATAATTGCATTAAAGAAAAAATACTACAAACAAGTACATATAATACCAGATAAATCAAAAGAAAAACGATTAAACACAATTTTAGGACTTGTATCTGCTGTTATTTCACTTTTTATTTCATCAGTTATTTCAGGTAATCTATGGTTTGATATACTGCAATTTTTAAATTCTATAAACTTTAACATCAATGACCCTATATTTGGAAGAGATATTTCATTTTACGTATTTAAATTACCGCTTATTAGAGAAATACTTAATATCTTAATGCTTTTAGCTTTTATATTGATAATTTTAACATTTGCATTTTATCTTTTAATGTTCACTTTAAGAAGACCTAATACAGAAGGGCCTATAGATTTAGATTTACATAATACTATAAATAATGGTGATATTAAAGGATTATTTAGAAATAAGATTTTAAAAGGTGTTTTAACACAAATCGGTGTAATAGGGTTTATTATATTTTTAATAATAGGTATTAACTATTATTTAAAAGGTTTTAACTTACTTTACTCTACTAGAGGAAAAGTATATGGAGCAAGCTATACAGACGTACATGTGTCTTTATGGGTATTTAGAATAATGGCTGTCGCGGCCATTATATCAGCTTTTAGCTTCTTTGTAGGTATAGTAAGAAAAAAGATAAGATTAGCATTAATTGGTCCAGTAGCTCTTATAATTATTTCAATTGTAGGAAATATTGCTAGTGGTTCAGTTGAAAAATTTGTTGTAGAGCCAGACCAAATTTCTAAGGAATTAAAGTACTTGGAGCATAATATTGAATATACTCAAAAAGCCTACGGACTGGATAACGTTATAGAAAAGGACTTTGATATAGAGTATAACTTAACAAAACAAGATTTATTAAACAATGAAGAAACGATTAAGAATATAAGAATAAATGACTATAGACCAATTAAGCAAGTATATTTTCAATTACAGGGTATTAGACCATATTATAAATTTAACGATATAGATATAGACAGATACAATATAGATGGTGAATATACACAGGTATTTTTATCAGCTAGGGAATTAGACCAACAAGAACTTAATGATCAGGCTAAAACTTGGATTAATCAGTATTTAAAATATACCCATGGTTATGGATTTACATTATCACCAGTTAATTCAGTAACTCCTGAAGGTCAACCTAGATTATTAGTAAAAAACATACCACCTACAACTAATACTGATTTAAAAATTGAAAGACCAGAAATATATTTTGGAGAATTAACGAATAATTATATCATAGTTAATACTGATGAGAAAGAATTTGATTATCCTCAGGGTTCTGACAATAAGGAAACCATATATCAAGGTACTGCAGGAATAGAGCTTAAAGGTTTAAATAAATTGTTATTTGCTATAAAGCAAAAGAGTCTTAAGCTTTTAATATCAGGAAATATAAATTCTGACAGTAGAATAGTATTAAATAGAAATATAAACGAAAGGATAAAGAAAATAGCACCTTTCATTAGCTATGATTCAGACCCATATTTAGTAATCAATCAAGATGATGGTAAGTTGTATTGGATAATCGAAGGATATACTATGAGCACAAGGTATCCTTATTCACAACCTTATAGAGACTCTAATATAAATTATATTAGAAACTCAGTTAAAATAGTTATAGATGCATATAATGGAGATACTAAATATTATATAGTTGAGGAAAATGACCCAATTATAATGACGTATAAAAAGATATTCCCTGATTTATTTTTAAGTCTTGATGATATGCCAGAAGGTATAAGGGAGCATATCAGATATCCGCATCTGTTGTTTGATATACAATCTGAAATATACAGAGCATATCATATGAACAATCCTAGAGTATTCTTTGCAAGTGAGGACTATTGGGATATAGCTAAGGAAAAATATATGGAGCAAGTACAAAATGTAGAATCAAATTATGTAATGTTTAAATTACCTGAAGAAGAAAAAGCAGAGTTTTTACTTACTATTCCATATACTCCGGCAAATAAAAATAATATGACAGCTCTGTTTATAGCTAGAAGTGATGGAGAGAACTACGGAGAGTTGACATTATATAAACTTCCTAAGACAGAAAATATACCAGGACCTATGATGATAGAATCAAGAATAGATCAAGATTCTAATATATCACCTCAGTTAACACTGTGGAGTCAAAAAGGTTCAAATGTATTAAGGGGAAATCTTTTAGTTATACCTATTGAAAATTCTTTATTGTATGTTGAGCCTATTTACTTAAAGGCAGATAATGAAAATAGTTTACCTGAAATGAAGAGAGTAATAGTAGGTTATAAGGATAAGATAGTAATGGAGCGAACACTAGATGAAGCTTTAAGTAAGATATTTGGTAATATAGAGCAGGAAAAAGATGATAATGGAGTTGTAGATGAAATAGATACAGATTATACTGACGAGAATACATCTGATTTAATTAGAAGAGCTAATGAAGTATTTATAAGAGCAAAAGTGGCTTCACAAAATGGAGATTGGGCTAAATATGGACAGTATATAAAAGAATTAGAAGAAATACTAAACCAATTGAATACTAATTATAGTATTGATAATAATGAACAGTAA
- a CDS encoding PTS transporter subunit IIC — protein sequence MTKKKSDIKDYLVKVLNGMALGLFGSLIIGVIIEQIGGLLNIEILKYFGKTAKYLMGPAIGAAVAYSVSASPLGIFASSVTGLIGSQTAVFDGNAIKLVIGEPVGAFIAALIGAEFSKLIQGKTKVDIVLVPAGTIVVGGLIGVYIAPVVAQFMSLLGSMINYATELRPIPMGILVAVLMGIMLTLPISSAALAISLKLGGLAAGAATVGCAAQMIGFAVASYRENKVGGLIAQGFGTSMLQIPNIIKNPKIWLPPIITSAILGPIATKVFEMKNDFLGAGMGTSGLVGQLRTIAVMGNEGIIGVVLLHFILPAVLTLIISEYMRKKGWIKYGEMKLYD from the coding sequence ATGACAAAGAAAAAATCAGATATAAAGGACTATTTAGTTAAAGTATTAAACGGAATGGCATTAGGATTATTTGGGTCATTAATTATTGGGGTTATTATTGAGCAGATAGGTGGATTATTAAATATAGAAATATTAAAGTATTTTGGAAAGACAGCAAAATATTTAATGGGTCCAGCTATTGGTGCAGCAGTTGCTTATAGTGTTAGTGCATCACCGTTAGGAATATTTGCTTCTTCGGTAACTGGGTTAATAGGTTCTCAAACTGCTGTTTTTGATGGCAACGCTATAAAACTTGTTATTGGAGAACCAGTAGGTGCATTTATCGCTGCATTAATAGGAGCTGAGTTTTCTAAACTGATTCAAGGTAAAACAAAAGTAGATATTGTATTAGTACCAGCAGGTACTATTGTAGTAGGAGGACTTATTGGTGTTTATATAGCACCTGTTGTGGCTCAATTTATGTCTTTACTAGGAAGTATGATTAATTATGCCACAGAATTAAGACCTATTCCAATGGGAATATTAGTAGCAGTTCTTATGGGGATTATGCTTACGTTACCTATAAGTAGTGCAGCTTTAGCTATTTCCTTAAAATTAGGAGGCTTGGCTGCAGGAGCTGCAACAGTAGGATGTGCAGCTCAAATGATAGGTTTTGCAGTTGCTAGTTATCGAGAAAATAAAGTTGGAGGATTAATAGCTCAAGGATTTGGTACATCGATGTTACAGATACCAAACATAATTAAAAATCCAAAGATATGGCTACCCCCTATTATTACTTCTGCTATTTTAGGTCCAATAGCTACTAAAGTATTTGAAATGAAAAATGACTTTTTAGGTGCAGGTATGGGTACAAGTGGACTTGTAGGACAGTTAAGAACCATAGCTGTAATGGGGAATGAAGGTATTATTGGAGTTGTATTATTACATTTTATTTTACCAGCTGTATTGACTTTAATAATCTCAGAATATATGAGAAAAAAGGGCTGGATAAAATACGGAGAAATGAAATTATACGATTAA